The Physeter macrocephalus isolate SW-GA unplaced genomic scaffold, ASM283717v5 random_51, whole genome shotgun sequence genomic interval TGGCCCTGCATGACCCTCACCCTCTGCAGCTCGCAACAAGGTTCCTGCAGAGCATGTGTGGGAGGCAGTGACCCTGTGGGCTGGGGATTAGAGGCTGGGGTTAGGCTACCGCCCGCCCTCCACACACCCGCGCACACACTCACTGCAGCAACCTTCCCCTTGGGGAGCGGGCGGGAAGCAGCGGGTTTCAAACCTGGCCGGGTGTCAGCATCATCTGAGAAGTGGATTACACTAGAGACTCCTCCAGCAATTCTCTTTCAGTAGTCTGCGGTGGgacctgggaatctgtattttttaaaagctctgcaGGGGATTCTGAGGCGCGCCCAGGGTGGGGAACCACTGTTGCGAAGCACTCGAGGGACCGAGCTTGCCCCTAACTTGCTGTGGGGCCTCGGGCGACCGACacaccttctctgggcctccgcTGCCAAGTCGGAGGATCTGAATGCTGCAGAACCGTTAGAGCCTCTAGTCtaacaggaaactgaggcccggagagaTGGGGTGACTTATTCAGTCGCTGGGCCTCAGAGCCGTCTCCAGAGCTCCTTGTTCTCTACCACCCAGAGAGTGTAAATCTTGGGACGGCTTAGCGCCAGGCGCCACCCCAGCTGCTACGGGGCAGCAGTTCACTTTGtgagcccctcccccttcccacatACCCTGCGCATCTACCGTGAGAGATGAGACCCGTGAGGGGCCTGGGGAGCCAGTCCCCGCAGAGCCAAAGGGCAGGGATGCTGACCTGGAAGTACACCATCCAGTAGGGCACCAAGGTCACCATGACGGGCAAGAGCTTCACCAGCACCTGGAAGTTGGCGATGTCCTCTTGGGGGGAAGGGCCAGGCTGGGGAGACCTCTGGTCAGGCAGCAGCTGGGCGCCCGGAGGGTCTCTGAGGGGCCACAGAGGCAGCAGATAAAATGGCTGCTACCGTCACCACCACCATGGCCGCCTTCCCACCTCCCCCATTGTGCCCCACTTTAATCCCGCTCCCCTGTCACCAGCTGTCACAGACCTCGTCTCGGAAATCGCCACACTCACGCCCTCCACTCCACCATCGGCATCCTTTTCGCCGTCCtcgccatcatcaccatcaccaaagCCATCCCCTCCACGGAGTCCTCATCCTATCACCATTATTTTTTTCAGCGCTGGCACTGCCACTGTCCATACTATCACTGTCATCCCTGTGGCAGAGCTGGCGATCAAGACCCATTCTATCCTAGAGCTGTGGCCTCTCGGGTCCTGGGGGAATTAAGACCAGAGGCTGTGGCGAGCAGAGTCTTGGGGGATTTTTTGGCTCGTAGTGTGGGTGTGCCATGggaaccagggaagccccagtccgTGCCTGACTCAGAGAGAGAGGCCGTCACAATTTGAGACACCCCAGTTCCCCCAGCGCGGTCTCCGAGTCCATCCTCCTCAACAGGCAACATGGGAGCCCTCTCCCTACAGGACAAGGGATGgagaggcaggggtggagggaacATTATTAGGAGACGGGAAAGATCAACCTTTACCCTTTACCCTTTGCCCTTTGTCCTGAGAGGCTTCTAATCCCTACTTGCCCAAGAGCCTTGCCTCATCCTTTGAGATTCCAAAAGGGATGATACCGGTGTGGTGTGACAGCCACCATCAGCTCCTCCCCACCCAGTGTGTAATGTTGCTCTTCCACTAACAGGTGGATTTTAGCCGCCCTGCCCTTGAATCTGAGCTGGGCTGTGACTGTGCTGACCAACAGGATGAGGAGGAAGTGATGCTTTGGGACTCCAAACCTCCAAAAGGCCTTCAAGGGACCGACAGCTTCCACTTCTTGCCCTCTGGAACATTCCCTCTTGGAATGCTCCCTCCTCTCGCAGCCCAGACACCTTGCCGGGAGAGGCTCCAGCCACCTGGGGGGCAAGGCCACACGAAGGGGAGCCGAGGTGTCCTCGTTGACAGCCAACGTCGACTGCCAGCCAGGAAAGTGAGCCGTCTTGGATGTTCTAGCCCTTTCAAGCCCTCAGTGACTGCAGCCCCCCGTGATATCATGAGAAGCAGAACTGTCCAGCTGAGCCCAGTTACCCACAGGATTTtgaggggtaaaaaaaaaaaaggtggttgcTTAAGCCACTGAGCTCTGGGGTAGTTAGTTAGGCAGCAATGGACCATTCAAACAAAACCATACAGCAATGCACCAGGTTGGGGGAAAGCACGTCCTATACCTTTTCCGTCTAGATCCCACTGACAGGAGCTGTAACTGGGTCCAAGGTCTGGAGACAGGTTTGCTTGGCATAAGTAGTCAATTAACTCAGGGAAGAGAGGGGCCAAAGGAAGCCATCGTGCACGTGCAAGGCCATTCAGAGCCTTCCTCCCTTGAATGCCAGCTAATGGAAAAGGGAGCCAGTTTGGCTGACATCTTAGCCTTTCTTATACTTAATATCCAGGTAGCGTAGACTGCTATCCCAGCAACCTTCACTGGTAGATCATCTTCATAACCACCACTCTACTGCCGGGGTTATCACCGTTGCCAGCGTTTATCTTCATTGTCGCTAATAACACCATCATCCCTATCTTTACCGCCACCATCACTGCCAAGACCACTAACATCTTCATACTTTCCACAGTTAGTCCACTGCcgacaccaccaccatcaccctgatctctaTCAACATCCTCAGTCATGGCGGGCAGCTCTAGACCACCGGGGAGCTGGTCATCATAAAGGGCTACCACTGGAGCTGATCCAGAATGTCTTTAAACTGGATCACGTGGCCCCTTCCCCAGAGCCCTCCCCTTACCTGGCAGAGCATCGGTGCCACCGCCTGGGACAGCAGTTTTGGAGAGCAAGTCTGAGCATGGAGGACACTTGGCTGCCTGTGGGGGGCTTGGTAACGAAGCTGGGGGTGGcgaagaggaagatgaagaaggCCAGGCCCACACAGCCCACGATGATGCTGTAGCCCAGCAGGAAGTTGATGTTCTGTTGGATAAAGGCCAGAACCAGCAACGACAGCACGGCACCCACATTAATGCTCCAATAAAACCAGTTGAAGAAGCGGCGGGTGGCATGGCGGCCAAGATCCATCACCTGCCGGGCGAGGGCGAGAGTGAAGGCCAAGGAGGTGTGAGGGCACCCTGCCGTGTGCCTGTACCCCCTCTCCCACAGAGACACTTCTTGGATCAGTGGGTGGGCGTTCTGGCACTTTCCTCATCCTGCTCACTAAATAGATGCTCAATagtatttgttgcatgaatgaataaacccTTCTCTTGGGAGTCACCTGTTAATGATCAGGACATTTTGACACAGCTGTTTCTTCCTGCCCTTGACACACATTGCCTTTTTATTGTCACTAAGTAGTACACACAACAGATGTCTCTGGTGCCACTTTGTTCATTTCTAGCTGATTTATCCCTTTGTCTTTGAACCATCCATACTGTACGTCACCTTCATAGTCAGAAAAAAGCCAGTCAAGGTCTCAGGTCCGTTCCACATTATTAAATATGATTTGTGCCTATTACTGAAAGAACAGTTAGAAGTCTAATTGAAAATTTCCTCTGCAGTTTGAAAATGCAAATGGAGTTTTCCACTGTGCTCCCACCACAACTTGCCTCCCAGTCAGACAAAGTTGGCATAATCAGGGAAAGCAGAAGTGGTCCCAGACACGGCCCCAAGAGCGGGTTCTGgcctggtgaaaaaaaaaaaattgggcccCCCAGCAAGGGCAGTAGAGCTGAAAATCTTTACCCAGGATTTGGATCAATCTGCGacagccaggccccaggcccccttCCGGTCTGCTGGCTTGGATCAACTGCACTGGCTGCCCGTACCTCTCCTAGACCCTGGTCCcagattctgactcagcaggtctggggcagggcccgGGCATCTGTACTTTTCAAAAGCAGTGATGTCTGGAGGTCACCTCTCTAGATAAATGATTCTGTACCCCATCACCGTTTCAATAACTCCCCAAATCTCAGAATCCGTTATTCTCCTTCCACCCAGAGATACATATATCCATTAGTTAAGATTCTCTCAAGCTTAAATTTCTGTAGTTGCATTAGGAAAAAGGTAACTaggtattttgttcatttttccaaaTGTAAATTTTAGTCCACACAGGTGCGCTTAAAAGTGCATCCCCTTGGAGATTCTGAGGGGTCCTCTTGGGGATGAGGAGGGAGGGGCCTGTCCACTCACTGAGAATTCTCACTCACTGAAAATCCTTGCTGTAGACTTTCAAGCAGAAAATTGAATAAGTCCCATTATGAGCAGGCACTCCATTTATTAATTGGATATAAATGAATATGACAATTGCAACTCTAAGGGGAAGACCAGGCAGCCCATTCAGGATATAAATGAGCTCTCCCAAAATGAGCAGCCACTTTGTCGAGAACGATGGATGGCCCTTTCTGAAATCAGCAAGTGTGTTAAACACTCAGTTCCTGGGTATGGCTGTCTGCCCGATGGTgccaccccctcccacctgcaCTCCCCATCTGACTGCCCCCCCGAATTCTGCAGCAGCCCCCTCACTGCTCTGGTGTGCCCACTCGTGTTACCCCCATCCACTCCCTACCCTGTAACCAGAGCCATTTTAAAGAACTCAAATCTCATCTAATGATGTCCATCCCTGCCTCAAATCATTTTAGTGTTTCTGAACTGTCCTAGGGATCAGGCCAGACCCCCAGGCAGCCTtccagcctggcctggccccaCCCAGAGTCCATGCTACCCAGCGGCCGAGCCTCTGAGAGACCAATTCTGCCACCAAGAGGAGGGACAGACAGGAGGCAGTAGATGGCTGAGGCCCTCTGGAGGTCAATGAAGTCAAGGGCACCTGGGGGTGGAGTGGGATGTCAATGAAAGAGCAGAATTAAGGGAAGATGAGAGATTCCCACTGGCAGATATTGGGGGTCTCCTGGTCTGCAGGAAGGTCAGTGGTGGCTGAGAAATGGACAGGGCTGTCCTGGGGGCACTGAATTCCCCCATCatcaaaggaatccaaacagGCTGGATGAGTCACTCCTTGGTAAGGACTCTGGAGATTGTGTTGGATGCTGGATTGTGGATGCCAGCTGGATGCAATATTCCTTCCAAAATGTCCCCTTTCTGACTGTAATATATGcaattaaagaacattttaaaacaattaggaaaaaagtACAACTAGTCCAGTGGCACCTGATCACACGACTGTCacaattttttccagtttccccCTTTTGTGCACACCTGCTCTTTTCACATGGCTGTAATCATATTCTGTATGCAATTTTGCATTGCTTTTGCTCATTAACACTGTATGTGGTTTTGTTCAAGTcacgttacttttttttttttttttttttttttttgcagttcgcgggcccctccctgctgtggcctctcccgctgcggagcacaggctccggacgcgcaggctcagcggccatggctcacgggcccagccgctccgcggcacgtgggatcctcccagatcggggcacgaacctgcgtcccccgcatcggcaggcggaccctcaaccactgcgccaccagggaagcccacgttacatatttttaaaaattactgtctaacaagagggaagagatatgggaacatatgtatatgtataactgattcactttgttgtaaaggagaaactaacacactattgtaaaacagttatattccaataaagatgctaaaaataaataaataaataaataaataaataaaataaaaattactgtctAATAGTCCACTGAGTAGAGCTATCAAAATATAGCCATGCTATTACACAGTATctactcatttatttaacaaatagcTATTGAATTTCTCCTAGGTGCCATGTTCTGCCCAAAAGGCTCCGAAGTTAAGATACGCCCAAGTGCCTCTGGCTCGTGGgcggcagagctgggatctgaacacGTGGCCTGACTCGACCTCTGGCACAGCGGGCGGGAAGAGGCCCCCGCCAGCCTCTAGATCCCTGCAACACACAAAGATGGGGCCCAAGGTGTGGGGCCTGAAGTGCAGCTACCCTTACCCTGCTCTCCGACCTGCTCTCTATGAGACCTCGGCCAGGCCGATAAATGTCCTGAAACTTCAGTGTCCTACTCcgtaaaatggacataaaaatACGACCTGCCTTCTAAGTAGTTaagaagatgaaatgagttaaaaCACTGAAAGTGGCACACAGTCAAAGGCCAACCATGGTTATCACTATTGCGGCCATCGTTTTTGTCGCAGGGGTCCGCACCCCCACGCCCCCAACCCCACAGCTTctttcaaataaagaaactgggCCCGGAGAGGGGCCACGCTGGCTGGCAGCCAGGGCCTCTTGACTCCCGGCTCCATCGCTTTCCCTCCGCACGCCCCGGGCCTCCCGACGGGGCGGGCCCTCCTGCCACTCACCTGGTCGGCACCGAACGAGGTGAGGTTGCTCCTGACGGAGCTGGCGGCCAGGGCAAGGAGCAGCAACACCGCGTAGAGGGTGGGGGCGCAGTAGGGGCTGGGCGAGGTGTGCAGGCAGCCGGGCGAGGGGCAGGCGGGCCCCAGCGGCAGGGAGCGCGTCTCGCCGCAGAAGGAGCCGCGGCCGTCGGGGAAGGCGGTGGCGGCCAGCAGGCCGGAGGCGGCCAGGTAGAGCAGCAGGCTGAGCGCGATGGCGCGGTGGCGGCCCAGGTATACGTCGGCCAGCCAGCCGCCCACGGGCGCCAGCAGGTAGGAGGCGCCCAGGAAGACCAGCGCGGCGCGGGACGCCTGCTCGCCCGCCCAGTGGAAGTCGGCGCTGTTCAGGTAGAGCACCAGGTTGCCCGCGACGCCGAAGAAGGCGGCGCGCTCCAGCATCTCCACGAGCAGcaccgcggccgccgccgcccgccaCCACCGTCGGGGCTCCCGCGGCCTGCGCTCCAGCAGCGGCCGGCGATCCCCGGACTCTCGGGGCTCCACTGGGGCGCGCGGCCCGGGCATCCTGGGCCCCCGCTGCGCTTCTCAGACCCgcaccctgcccctccccctcctttcctgcGGGGCTCTCCGGTCGGTCGGCTTTTCTCAACCGTGGTCCCCTCCCCCGGTGACACCTGGCCCACACTCCGGAGACAAGGGGCCTCCCACAGGggtcccctctgcccccaccgCCCCGctgtctcctccacctcctccccttcccGAGACTGCCGCCCCTGCCGCCCCTGCCAGTCCCTCTCCCCTCGGGCTCAGCCTCTGCCCAGCTCTCTGCTCCTTGAGAAACTCTGGGAGCCCCTAGCTTCCCCTTTCGCTGCTTCTGTGGCCAGGCTGTGTCACATGGTGTCCTGGGGTGTTTAGGAGAAGCGAAAGTCTGGGTCACAGGGACCCTGCCAGGCCAGCTTTCTAAAAacctccctctccccgcccccattAGCCTCCCCCCCAGCTCTGCCTActtttctggaggctggaggaatGTTTTCCATCTTTCACTTTCGTTTCTCTCCTGGATCCCACTTCTGCTGCATCCTCTTCCAATCACAAACCAAAGCCAGAGTGATAGGACCGGAAATGCCATATGCATCATTTGGTTCTACCCGCCCGCTTCGTGGATgcagagactgaggcccaggggaggCGGGGGAAGGGAGGTCCGGGGATGACTGGTTCATGGTGGCTGAACTAGGGGTAAACCACTGCTCGGGCTCCTGAGAGACACAGGAAGCTCTCAAATGCAATTCAGATTGTGCAAATGCTATCATGAGGAAGGAAGTGGGGGCACCTTCAAGAAGCTTGTGGCGCCATACAGGGCCCACAAGTAAGTCGAGATTGAGAGAGACTGACCTCAGACTAAATCAAAATCACACCTTAGCCTCCCCCTCCTCAGAGCCCTGCGGAGCACTTGGATTAGGGGCCAGCCTTCACCCTGACCTAAAAGCCCCACGGCatctggtccctgccctcctccaaCATCACGCAGCCCCACGTCCACTCAGGTCCAGCCACTCTGACCTACTTTCTCTGTTCCTCTCACATGCTGAGCCCCTTCCTGCTTCAGGACCTCCGTCTCTGCTGTTACCTCTGCCAGAACTGCTTTTCCTCCACATCTTGGCATGGGTggccttttctctttatttagatTTCAGCTGGAATGTCTCCTCTTCACGGAGACCTTCTCTGGTATCCTATCTCAACAGTTGCCTACTGGATTCTCAGCATCCTCTCTCTGTTTTAATGTCTTCGGAGCACATAATACTTGTTCAATTACCAGTTATCACCTCCAGTGGAATAGAAGTGTCATTGGATCAAGGAACTTGTTGAACTttcttttaagactttatttttttagagcagttttaggtttataagaATATCAGGAGGatggtacagagatttctcatgcccccccaccgccccacacatgcatagcctcccccattatcaacatcactcaccagaatacttttttttttttttaccaagggtgaacctacattgacacatcataatcacccaaagtccacagctaccttagtgttcactcttggtgttgtatgttctgtgggtttggacgaatgtataatgacatgtatccatcactacagtatcatacagagtattttcactgccttaaaattcctctgtgcttTGCCTATTCATTCCCACACCCTCCCATCCcccggcaaccactgatctttttattgtctccatagttttgccttttccagaatgtcatagagttggaatcataaagtatgtagccttttcagattggcttctttggCTTAGGATTATACATTCAAGATGCCtctattccttttcatggcttgatagctcatttcttttcagcactgaataatactccattgtctgatggaccacagtttatttatccattcacctactgaaggataccTTGGATTctcccaagttttggcaattaggaataaagctgctgtaaacatccgtgtgcaggtttttgtgtggacgtgcGTCTTCAAATCCTTTGGGTAACtatcaaggagtgtgattgctggatcagatgtccagctgttccagcactatttgtagAAGAGGCTTGTGTAACTTTTCACTGTTTTAACCTAATGACTGCCCAGTGCTTGGCAaataggaggtgctcaataaacttttggttgaataaataaatgaaagactgtCCCAAGCCAAGATTTGTAAGAATAGCCTCAGGAAGgctaaaagctaaaataaatggAGTCTTGCAAAAGCTGTAGATACCACCAAAATCTGGGTTGTTAAAATTTTCTATCGGGTGAGAAGCCAAGCTGTGATGGATGGGACAAGCCCGTGCAAGGGCAGGGGTAATGCAGGGTGATGGAGAGAAAGCAGAGCTCTCCACCCTGGATTCTGTTTCAGTCGCATCAGTCAGGGACAGTGCTGTGGATGAGGTGGGCAGAGACCGGAGTCTTCCAGTCCCTCCCGGGTACTTGGACTCACCTGCCTCTACCTCTAGTTGGTAGAAGCTCAGGATCACCAGGGTGTGGTGACGAACTGCACATCTCATTCAGACTCCACTCTGTCCTCTCTTGACAAGGTCACTAAGATGGCAGAGGTGACAAGTGCCATCCCAGAGAGCTGAGCCTTGCCAATGAGAGTGGTGACCTGCCACCAGTGACCTTCATGGGGTGGTGAACGAAAGGAAAGGTCCTAATAACAATGTAGCCAGCGGAGAAAAAGTGAAGGAGCCTTTTCACATACACACCGAGCGGCAGCTACCGGTGAACGTGAGAAAGGCAAGGACGGCACTGTCTGCAAGCTGGGGATGTTTGGTGGCGGTGGCTTCACCCAGGTCCTCCTGACAGCCTCATGCCAGGCCGGGTGAGAGACGCCAGCTTGTGGGAAGTCCCAAAGTGGGGTTTGCCTAACCTCTtagccctccagccccaccttctAAAACCCAGCACAGTTACTTTATGTGGTTGAAAAAAGGAAGAGGTGACACCCAGATCTAACTTCTAGCTTCAGGTACGGTTTCTTAGCAGCGCCCCATTGCTGTCGTGCTACATCACCCACAGGTGATACAGACCCCGGTAAGCATCATATATGCACAGCCTCACTGCAACTCTGTAAGGATGACCAGGATGGCAGCCCCTGAAGTGGAGCCAGGTTTGTCTCCCAGGCCCACCCAAGGCCTGCCACACACATGCAGGGCAATTTGGGTTTTTCTTGTACCGGGCCAACCTATTCCCCGTACCTGTAGGGGATCCTGGGTTAGAGGATAGGTAGGAATCAAAAACAGAGCTGGATGAAAGCACAGCAGCGGTGGAGTGAGGAGGGGTAGAGTGGAGGGAAGGACGGCGACAGCCCGGGGCAGTTCCTGGATGGCTGTGCAGGTGTCCACCCACAGCAGCTTCCTGTGCCAGGGGTGGCCAATCCCAACACGTCCTGGGGTGTAGCAGGCGCACCAGGAGTGGCATGTAACCTGCAGCTGACATGCCTGTTCAGGACTCACGTTCTCCACGAGGTGGGTAGAAGCACACGGAAGACCCTAGCTCCTAGTTGGGTTGTTGTAGGACAAGGTTGAGAACTGCTGGTTTATTCCGTTCCCATGACCACCGGGGAGAGCCAGGGGCCTTTAAAGGAATGGAACAGAGTGGACTCCTTTCCAAGGCGATGAATGAAAGCAAGACATTCCCAGGGCTGAAGGTCTGGCATGGATGCGGACCGGCCTGTGGAAGGCCGTGGCCCCCAGGGGGCAGATGGCAGCAGAGGATGCGTCCTCGCATTGTCTTCCTGTCCCCTTAGCACCCGTGAGAGTGAACATCCATGGATCGGGGTTTGGGTGGGGCGGCAACACGTGGCAGATGATAGTTGTCACATGTTATTTCCTTTTACTAAATGTCCGTTCTCAACCTTTTACAAAACTGATGGGCCAGCAAGCCTGCCCCTCTTTCAGAATCTCCAAGGGTCCTGCCCCCA includes:
- the SLC15A3 gene encoding solute carrier family 15 member 3 isoform X1 → MPGPRAPVEPRESGDRRPLLERRPREPRRWWRAAAAAVLLVEMLERAAFFGVAGNLVLYLNSADFHWAGEQASRAALVFLGASYLLAPVGGWLADVYLGRHRAIALSLLLYLAASGLLAATAFPDGRGSFCGETRSLPLGPACPSPGCLHTSPSPYCAPTLYAVLLLLALAASSVRSNLTSFGADQVMDLGRHATRRFFNWFYWSINVGAVLSLLVLAFIQQNINFLLGYSIIVGCVGLAFFIFLFATPSFVTKPPTGSQVSSMLRLALQNCCPRRWHRCSARDPPGAQLLPDQRSPQPGPSPQEDIANFQVLVKLLPVMVTLVPYWMVYFQMQSTYVLQGLHLQIPNIFPDYPSNRSAALRAQGGGYKIPEAWLLLANVVVLLILVPVKDHLLDPLLLRCKLLPSALQKMALGMFFGFASVIVAGVLEMERLEYISHNQTVSQQIGKNTYYAAPLSIWWQTPQYLLIGISEIFASIPGLEFAYSEAPRSMQGAMMGIFFCLSGVGSLLGSSLVALLSLPGGWLHCPEDSGNINKCRMDLYFFLLAGIQAATALLYIGIAGRYERVAQGPASQSCPRRDSG
- the SLC15A3 gene encoding solute carrier family 15 member 3 isoform X2, with amino-acid sequence MPGPRAPVEPRESGDRRPLLERRPREPRRWWRAAAAAVLLVEMLERAAFFGVAGNLVLYLNSADFHWAGEQASRAALVFLGASYLLAPVGGWLADVYLGRHRAIALSLLLYLAASGLLAATAFPDGRGSFCGETRSLPLGPACPSPGCLHTSPSPYCAPTLYAVLLLLALAASSVRSNLTSFGADQVMDLGRHATRRFFNWFYWSINVGAVLSLLVLAFIQQNINFLLGYSIIVGCVGLAFFIFLFATPSFVTKPPTGSQVSSMLRLALQNCCPRRWHRCSARDPPGAQLLPDQRSPQPGPSPQEDIANFQVLVKLLPVMVTLVPYWMVYFQMQSTYVLQGLHLQIPNIFPDYPSNRSAALRAQGGGYKIPEAWLLLANVVVLLILVPVKDHLLDPLLLRCKLLPSALQKMALGMFFGFASVIVAGVLEMERLEYISHNQTVSQQIGKNTYYAAPLSIWWQTPQYLLIGISEIFASIPGNINKCRMDLYFFLLAGIQAATALLYIGIAGRYERVAQGPASQSCPRRDSG